Within the Bacillus spongiae genome, the region AATATTTTAATCAGAAGTTAAACCATGAAAGCGGGGAAGGCCGTTGATGAACACCGAGTTTAAAGAGAAGTTAAAAGGTTTGGCGATGGAAAAACTACATCAACTTTTTTATTTACCAGACAACGGAGAGACGGTGGAATGCTCGGATGCGATTCTGGAGTTTGCGGACTTATTTTTGGAGGATGAGGCCGTTATGAAGAACTTACATGAAGCGTACAGACAAAACCTACCTTCTATTGATCTATATAGTCAAACAATCGATATAACGTATAGAAATGAACAAGGTTTACATACCATTGCTTTTTTAGACAAGAAGTTCTCCTTGGAAGAAGCATCCTATGTAGATTTTTTGTCTTATTCAATTGAAATGATGCGTGAGGTATTGCCACTCGGTTCTGTCG harbors:
- a CDS encoding DUF4176 domain-containing protein, whose product is MNTEFKEKLKGLAMEKLHQLFYLPDNGETVECSDAILEFADLFLEDEAVMKNLHEAYRQNLPSIDLYSQTIDITYRNEQGLHTIAFLDKKFSLEEASYVDFLSYSIEMMREVLPLGSVVELDPHFFNPDQVTLKPVKVVITGRFILPENYKSFFPYVGVVYPLGEVKKDSTIYFTHPLIESVVHVGYKDELEEAFEVLIKNEMILDKGMKSIEFSTSDVSQLQMEREPEEKAGER